In Pseudobacter ginsenosidimutans, the following are encoded in one genomic region:
- a CDS encoding L,D-transpeptidase family protein: protein MNKHLNAGVTGCTFFFLLILTACGGGEKPKDKDIVEQPEKFEVRVSDNIKSALSYMLDNKGRLNDTVVLADDRLVNEAYVRSNHQPIWCTQEQWNAIGENFFRFIANSKEYGLFPSDYHYRALNSMRDQIVRDSSARKNAALWSRAELMMTDAFLQVARHLKQGHFYKDSLYIRTDSILGPGYYPGVLDQVRQTRNVSGTLQALEPTYQGYADLKQGLKAYLDSIGSFKRYTILSYSYPLKDSAAFYRSLQRRLFEEDLLPSATEPVDTATWRAVLKDYQTKKGLKPTGRPNENTVAALNYTDWEKFKRVAITLDRYKMATDSFPETYIWVNLPSYYLRVHDADTIAMESRVIVGQARTRTPLLTSAVSNFITYPQWTVPYSIIYKEMLPKIKKDVNYLNKENLMVVDRNDSIIDPYTINWAVLGKGNFPYLLKQRQGDDNSLGVLKFNFPNKHDVYLHDTNARWLFSRGNRAMSHGCVRVKEFMKLADFLVRNDTARFHPDTLRNWIRREEKHVVSGFKRVPIYIRYFSCEGKDGKLRIYEDIYGEDKILKERYFADKAIQ, encoded by the coding sequence ATGAATAAGCACTTGAATGCAGGAGTAACTGGTTGCACGTTCTTTTTTTTGCTGATCCTCACCGCCTGTGGCGGAGGGGAGAAGCCAAAGGACAAAGACATTGTGGAACAGCCCGAAAAATTTGAGGTCCGCGTAAGCGATAACATCAAATCTGCATTGTCTTACATGCTCGACAATAAAGGCAGGCTCAACGACACTGTGGTGCTTGCAGATGACAGGTTGGTGAACGAAGCCTATGTGCGCAGCAATCATCAGCCCATCTGGTGCACACAGGAGCAATGGAATGCCATCGGTGAAAACTTCTTCCGCTTCATCGCCAATTCAAAAGAATACGGATTATTCCCTTCAGACTATCATTACCGCGCATTGAACAGCATGCGCGATCAGATCGTTCGCGATTCCTCTGCACGCAAGAATGCTGCTCTCTGGAGCCGCGCGGAACTGATGATGACTGATGCTTTCCTGCAGGTGGCCCGCCATCTGAAACAGGGACATTTCTATAAAGACAGTCTTTATATCCGCACTGATTCCATTCTCGGCCCCGGTTATTATCCCGGTGTACTGGACCAGGTGCGTCAGACCCGCAATGTGAGCGGCACCCTGCAAGCGCTGGAGCCAACTTACCAGGGGTATGCCGATCTCAAGCAGGGACTGAAAGCTTATCTCGATTCCATCGGTTCGTTCAAAAGATATACAATACTCAGTTACAGCTACCCGCTGAAAGACAGTGCAGCTTTTTACAGATCATTACAAAGAAGATTGTTCGAAGAGGATCTCCTTCCTTCTGCAACAGAACCGGTTGACACTGCAACCTGGAGAGCTGTGCTGAAAGATTATCAAACCAAAAAAGGATTGAAACCAACCGGTCGCCCCAATGAGAATACCGTTGCGGCGCTCAATTATACCGACTGGGAAAAGTTCAAGCGCGTAGCCATTACGCTTGACCGTTATAAGATGGCAACGGACAGTTTCCCGGAAACATATATCTGGGTGAATCTGCCCAGTTATTATCTGCGTGTGCACGATGCAGATACTATTGCGATGGAATCCCGCGTTATTGTGGGGCAAGCGCGCACACGAACGCCATTGCTGACGTCTGCCGTGAGTAATTTCATCACTTATCCGCAATGGACCGTGCCATACAGCATCATCTACAAGGAGATGCTGCCGAAGATCAAAAAGGATGTGAACTATCTCAATAAAGAGAACCTGATGGTAGTGGACCGCAACGATAGTATCATCGATCCTTATACGATCAACTGGGCGGTGCTTGGCAAGGGGAATTTCCCCTATCTCCTGAAGCAGCGTCAGGGTGATGATAATTCGCTGGGTGTACTGAAGTTCAATTTTCCGAATAAACATGATGTATACCTGCACGATACCAATGCACGCTGGTTGTTCAGCCGCGGCAACCGCGCCATGAGCCATGGATGTGTGAGAGTGAAGGAATTCATGAAGCTGGCGGATTTCCTGGTAAGGAACGATACGGCCCGCTTCCATCCCGATACATTGAGGAACTGGATCAGGCGCGAAGAAAAGCATGTGGTTTCAGGATTCAAAAGAGTACCTATCTATATCCGTTACTTTTCCTGCGAGGGAAAAGATGGAAAATTGAGAATTTATGAAGATATTTATGGAGAAGACAAGATCCTGAAGGAAAGGTACTTCGCCGACAAGGCCATCCAATAA